A part of Denitratisoma oestradiolicum genomic DNA contains:
- the narJ gene encoding nitrate reductase molybdenum cofactor assembly chaperone, translated as MQIFKLISLLLNYPADADLAALEQAVWAEGSGLARTLVARLDSGNRLSDEETKTVANFINHLLVSEPTQLRADYVQTFDMTPEHSLHLTHHIFGEEKTRGPALIDLGEIYRSYGLAHDPKELPDFLPLILEFVSGLEEEEGRVFLADMGKVLGVLATNLEQAASPYASLIRIVEKHGSLARLAA; from the coding sequence ATGCAAATCTTCAAACTGATTTCCCTGTTGCTCAACTATCCGGCCGACGCGGATCTCGCCGCCCTGGAACAGGCAGTCTGGGCGGAAGGCTCGGGCTTGGCCCGTACCCTGGTAGCACGACTGGACAGCGGCAATCGGCTGAGTGACGAGGAAACAAAAACGGTGGCGAACTTCATCAACCACCTGCTGGTTTCCGAGCCCACCCAGTTGCGCGCCGACTATGTCCAGACCTTCGACATGACGCCGGAGCACAGCCTGCATCTGACTCACCACATCTTCGGGGAGGAAAAGACCCGGGGACCGGCGCTGATCGATCTGGGCGAAATCTACCGCAGCTACGGCCTTGCCCACGACCCCAAGGAACTACCGGACTTTCTGCCCCTGATCCTGGAGTTCGTCTCCGGCCTGGAGGAGGAAGAAGGCCGGGTGTTCCTGGCCGACATGGGCAAGGTGCTCGGGGTGCTGGCCACCAATCTTGAACAAGCCGCGAGTCCCTACGCATCCCTGATCCGGATCGTCGAGAAACACGGATCCCTGGCTCGGCTTGCCGCCTGA
- the narI gene encoding respiratory nitrate reductase subunit gamma — translation MNLHKFFFGIYPYIVLTVFLVGSWIRYDHEQYTWKTDSSMLLSKAYTLLANNLFHIGILSIFLGHFAGMVLPHALWSGLGVSDLQHQWIAIVAGSVFGLMCLIGGGILALRRLFNRRVRAASRFMDIFVLFWLLATLLLGLSTIPTSIGHANHGDPAMMLLLTAWVQSVLTLNAQPELLESVDTVYRIHLVFGMTVFLIFPVSRLVHIWTAPFNYLGRAYQIVRTKRSL, via the coding sequence ATGAACCTGCACAAGTTTTTCTTCGGCATCTATCCCTACATCGTGCTGACCGTATTCCTGGTGGGCAGCTGGATCCGCTACGACCATGAGCAGTACACCTGGAAGACGGACTCCTCGATGCTGCTGTCCAAGGCCTATACATTGCTGGCCAACAACCTGTTCCACATCGGCATCCTGTCCATCTTCCTCGGCCACTTCGCCGGCATGGTTCTGCCCCACGCCCTGTGGTCGGGCCTCGGCGTCAGCGATCTCCAGCACCAGTGGATCGCCATCGTTGCCGGGTCGGTATTCGGCCTGATGTGTCTGATCGGCGGCGGCATTCTGGCCCTGCGTCGCCTGTTCAACCGCCGGGTCCGCGCCGCCTCCCGCTTCATGGACATCTTTGTGCTGTTCTGGCTGCTGGCAACGCTGCTGCTGGGTCTGTCTACCATTCCCACCTCCATCGGCCATGCCAATCACGGCGACCCCGCCATGATGCTGCTGCTGACCGCCTGGGTGCAGAGCGTACTGACCCTGAATGCCCAGCCGGAATTGCTGGAATCGGTGGATACGGTGTATCGGATACACTTGGTGTTCGGCATGACCGTGTTCCTGATTTTCCCGGTCTCCCGCCTGGTGCACATCTGGACCGCGCCCTTTAATTACCTGGGCCGCGCCTACCAGATCGTCCGTACCAAGCGCAGTCTCTAA